The genomic DNA ATTAGAAGGAGAGCAAAAACTTGAGTGTTAAGAGTGATACCAGATTCCAGGGATCAGCACATTACCCCAGCCATGCCTCTCGTGTTCTGGCTAAATAATAAAACCTTTAAGTTTTATCCCCCTAGGTCCTTGAAATAACCAgttgattttgctctctttaaggaatttggctttcttcacagGCAGTTGTTCGGGGtactgaaaaaagaaacatttggaaGACATTACAACCCTCCCCAGCCACTGAAAAACAGCATATGGAATGCGTATCTAAAGCTCGAGCTTTGTAAACAGCCCTGTGTTATTAATGGTGTCAGAACCTCACTGCTTACGTAAGCTTTATGGATTATTTGAAAGGGCTGCTCTGAAGCTTTTGACATAGCAAGGATGCCCAtctggattttaattttaaaaataacttcaggaTCAGATCCTCTGATGGAAATGCTGTGTTTCTGCATGGCGTTGTCTAGTAGAAATAGAATGAGTATCTCTCATCCATGTGGGCAGGTGAGCTAACTGCCTAGCTCATCTCCCCACAGAACTGTCTGTTTGGTGATAGGATTAGCCATGAAATGTTAATGGTGATGTGGAGCACAGGTCATCCATTGGGGCTATTTCCAGCAAGACTATGAAAACAAAGTAACTTGCAATCCTTACATTATCTGTTTGAAGACAGTTGTTATAAAGAATAATAACTGAGAATGCACGCCTAAGACATAAAGGAACTTTTGCTTTTGAATGGCATCAACATTCATGAATTTATGTAAAAGTCTACTTTGTGTGGCCCTGGTTTAAGTGTATCATAAGATGAAAGCCAAAACCAAGAGACCTTAAAAATTCAAGATTTTGCATCAAGAAATGCCTGATTTTAGGGGACAAATTACCAGCAAATAAGAACACTGCCTTTCAAGAATGCTCCTTCAGCAAAAATGGGAAAAGCTGTTGATATATTCTACTCTACAAAGACTGAaaagggttgttttgttttgtttttgagacggagtcttgcactgtcacccaggccagcgtgcagtggcacaatctcggttcactgcaacctccgcctcccaggatcaagaaattcttatgcctcagcctcctgaaaactgggattacaggtgcccaccaccatgcctggctaatttttgtatttttaatagacatggggtttcaccatgttggctaggcaggtctccaactcctgacgtcgtgatccacccgcctcatctcatgatctgcccgcctcggcctcccaaagtgctgggactacaggcgtgagccaccaaaaaTACCTGGCCAGGGTACTTTTGCTCAAGGAAAAGCTGAATAATAGGAAGGAGTCTTAAAAGGGTACATTTAGTTGGTTATAAGGTTGAACTTGGGGATGAGGAGCTTGAAAAGGGAGAGAAACTGCTGGGGGCTAAAGGGATGTGTTCATCTCCAGGGCTGTGGGTGTCAAGATCCTGTGGGTTCCAACAAGCCCCAGCACAGGCCCCCAGAGCAGCCGAAAGCTACTACCAAGGGGAGCCCTAGCCTGGCCAGGGAGCAGTGAATTATACCACACACTGGCCTGTCTTTACCTCTGGCATTTGCTACATCTGTCACTTCTGGATAACGTTCATCCACAACTGGCTACTACAGCACAGAAATCTGAAAGTGACAGCCAGGTCTTTGATtgtttttccatgttttatttttaagaaaccaATAAATAGAAATGCAGGGAAGATTGTTGGCAGCGACTCAACGGCTAGCAGTACTGGGGAAATCAGCCCACCAGTGGTCTCATGGGGCACCTGGCCCTTCCAAACCTTCACATTTCATCTACACTTGGTTTCCCTGCTCCACCATTCATCAAGGGTTGCAAACCAAACGCCCTTAGGGACACAGAGAGCAGTGAAAGGAAGCAGGCCGGGAGAGGACCCTAATGAAGTGGGAGAACGTTCCCCACCCAGAGTTCCGGCCGATTATTACCTTCGAGGACTGTATGACAATGTTTTCATAATTGCCACTTTTTTGAAATAAGCTGGAAACCAGGTATGTGACATCTCCCATCTCCTAATCTCAAAACATGACAATTTCAGGAGGGAATAGAACTGCACAGGCCTGTGAGGAAAAAAGGTGGTGACCTTTGTAAATGATTGAAAACTAAGACTAAAGACAAAAGGAGCTGTACACaaccactgtactctagttgGTAAAGTTTAAGAGGATGCAGGTGAACAGTTCTGAAACCactgtacatgtgtacacacagaaCAGGGAGGATGAAGAGTAGTTTCATGATAGAGGAACCTATCACTACCTCAGTCAGACGACCAAGATCAAAAACTGATAAATCAGGTTAGTCGCATGCACACTTGGCACGATGTAGTGGAAATGATGCTTCACCTCAGTGGTCTTCCATACAAAAACCATGAAAaacaggcagggcacggtggctcaggcctgtagtctcagctttttgggaggccacgatgggaggatcacttgagaccaggagtttgagaccagcctgggcaattttgAGACCAGGTCTGTAAAAGAAAAGAGCCAGgtgtgttgtgcacctgtagtcccagctatgtgaggGGatcctctgagcccaggaggtcaaggttgcactatggcactccagcctaggcaacagagcgaggccctatctctaaaaacaaatgagTACATCAGATAAGCCCAAACTGAGGGACATGCTTTAAGAATTTACCAGTATTCCTCAAAACCATCAAGATCAACAAGAAAAGTCTAAGAAACTGTCATAGACCAGAGGAGTCTAAGGAGACGGGACAAGTGAATGTAATATGTTATCTTGGATAGGATTCTGGAACCAAAAGATATCAGAGAAAAACTAATGAAATCCAAAgaagagccaggcgcggtggctcaagcctgtaatcccatcactttgggaggccgaggcgggtggatcacgaggtcaagagatcgagaccatcctggtcaacatagtgaaaccccgtctctactaaaaatacaaaaaattagctgggcttggtggcgcgtgcctgtaatcccagctactcaggaggctgaggcaggagaattgcctgaacccaggaggcggaggttgcggtgagccgagatcgcgccattgcactccagcctgggtaacgagagaaactccgtctcaaaaataaataaataagaaatccaAAGAAGAAAGTTGAGTTGATCGTAATTGTCCACATGGTTTCATTGGTTGTCACAAGTGTGTCATAGTAATGTAAGGTATAGTTAACAACTGGAGAAACTGGGGGTACATAGGAACTCTGTTAGGAACTTTTCCTTAAATTTAAAACCATtctaaaattacttattttaaaaaatctgtacagGCCACTTAACCATGTGAAAAGCTTCTCAGTCTTGCTCATAATGAGAAGTGGCACTGAGATACTACTATCTCATCTGTCAGGCTGGCAAAAATTTGAGCAGTGACTATGTAGTCTGTGGATGAGGCTGTGGGGCAAGGTATCCTTGGACATTTATAGGGGTTTCATCCATTTGGTGTTCCTGTAAAGGAaaacctgaggctgggtaatttctaCAGGAAAAGGtatatttggctcacagttctgatgGCTGGGCATCAAGTTGGGCATCTGCATCTGGTAAGGGCCTGGGGtggcttccactcatggcaggaGGCACAAAGGGGGCTGGAGTCTGCAGAGGTGACACAGGGGTAGGGGGGTAGGTGCCAGGCTCTATAACAGCCAGCTCTGGGAGGACTAACAGTGAGACCTCACTCCCTCAACCTCGGGGgacaatataataaatatattaaatatatcagGATGGTTTGTATGCATCGCCCAGATATGTTTAATAGCACAGGAATATACATGAGAATGACAGATTTGAATGATCCCAAATGCAGCTGCAATGCTAGCTTGTCCTTTTCCACCATTTCTTATGAGAAAACTGATTCTGACAGTTTTCTAGACTGTGCACACATTTAAAATTCCACACCCTTGCTTCAGCCAGCTTCCTCCTGGAAAGCAAAGTCAGCCAGTTGAGTGTTTATGAAGGCTCAACTGACTCATCAGTCCAGAAGGCAGGCCCTCCCAATGCCAATGGCCACAAGCAGGGGGCAGGTGCTCGGGGAACAGCTGGCATCCGAAACAGGGCCTGGCAGAGCAGCATGGGAACAACTGGtagcagaaaaaggaaagaaacagctgagtctgtttttaacatttattaatccaaaaatacatgaaaattcttTCTACCTCAGGTTCTTGGACTCAGGAAAAGGGGGAGCTGCCAGCCGTCAGCATCTGATGTGATACCTAAGTGGCCACTCATGTCTATCTCAGAGGAGAGGAAGTGAGGAAGTGAGGCTCAAACCGGGAAATCAGGGCAATGCCCTGCAGAGGCCTTGCGGGAGGACTTGGCCCACAACACTCTGGCTTTTTGTGCCACAGGAAATGGGGCAATCACAAGAGTGGGCCACCCTTAGGCAATTCCTCCTGTAAAGTAGGCCCaagggttggggtgggggttCCTTCCTTGCTCATGGCTGAGTTTCTCAGGAGCCGGGCTGACAAGACCAGAGAGAGGCCCGGGAACACAGAACCCTCAAAGCAAAGCTTTGAGGGAGAAGCAGGGGTTCACGCCTCTCTCCCCATTTCTTCTTGGCCCAAATCCACTTCCAGGAAACCCAGAGGTGGGACCCTGCAGCCAGCCAGGTGCTCACCAGGGCTCCACATTAGTCTGCACAGCCACCCAGGAAGCCAGGGTCAGTCACCATCTGCAGCCTTGTTACTGCATACCAGCTGGGTGCATAGTCCAGGGCCCCTGGCCAGCACCAAGGCCTGCCCCAGGAGGGGCCTGGGCCACAGGCTGCAACCGCTGCTGAGACTGCCAGATGTGATGAAGCTCCTTGAACTGCTCCACCATGCGGTCTTTGAGGTCTGGGTTTGAGATCTGTAGCCGGATACTATCTGCTGACCAAGATAGCTCCCCTGAGAACATCTCCAGCAGCATTCGAGCTGCTACAGGCACCACCTGGGAGGTAAAGAGGAGACAAGACAGGGAGACCCATGGCAGGGCTGCCAGATCCAGCTGTGCATGAGGGCAGCCATCAGGGGTGAGTAACAGACTGCATTCTCTGGCCCTGAGTCTTGATGGTCTCTGGCCGCCAAGTTCACGCTGCTCGGGGAGCCCTgagcctccagcctggggcaagggCCTAGCCCCAGGATTCGCCAAAGTCAGTCGACTTTGGGGAAGGGGAGACGTACCTGTACAGTAATGAGCTTCTTCTCCCGGGGTTTGCGGTCAGGCCATTCTTCCCCAAAGCAGAAGAAGATCTCAAAGGGTGGTGGGGTGTTGGTCTGCCCCTTCTGGAACAGGATGAGCTCTGCATCAAGATCAAGGTCCCTAGTCAGAGGCTGGAACCATGCTCCTGGGCAAGAGGCGGCCGGGAGGATCACAACTTAAGACACTCACCATTGAGAAAGTGCTCCAGACTGAAGAGCTTGGTCTTGACCTCCCGCTGGATGGGGTTGGGGCATGAGTCATCGGCTGAGGCACAAGGCCCGCTCCAGAACACCTTGCACTGACACAGGCGGATGGCATACAGGTCCTGGCCCTGGAGCTGGAGGATGAGCCCGCGGTCCAGGACATCCAGCAGCTGGTTCGTATAGAAGCGCTGCTTGTCACTGGGGATGTCCTCAGGGCTGGGGAAGCGCACTTGCTCCAGGCTTATGGGGCCAAAGAGTTCCACCTGCTCCTGGGTGGCTTCCAGCTGGCTGTAGAAGAGCCGGCAGCCATGGGGGTTGCTGATGGTGAGGGCCCGGGGTGGCCGCCCCCGGTACTGGAACTTGATCTCCAGGTCAGTCACTGTGGGGCAGAAGGGCAGGCCCACCCCATCCTTGAGCCCTATACCTCCCCATTCTGCCACCCAGTGGCCAGGCCCAGCCCCATCAGCTCTCCCACTTTCTCTCCCCACTCAAGGGGCTCCAGCACCCTCCACCCTCCTTGCCAATCCTACCACCATCCCCAGCATTGCTTCCCCCTGCCCAGCCGTGGGTCCTTACAAGGCAGCATGTGGGGACTGATCAGTAGGTCAGGCAGGAGCTGTTCGTCTGCAGGGGGCAGGCTGGCATCCAGGGGCCCAGGCTCCAGGACCTCAGGGAGAAGCTCCCTGAAGCCAGCAGGGTTGCTAAGGGGAGGAGCCAGGGGACTGGGGTCCGGAGCAGGGGGACCCAGCACCACGGGTGGCTGCAGAGTGGGCAGCTGCAAAGTGGGTGGCCACTTGACATTCTCTTTGGGTAAAGAATAGGGTGGCATGGCAGGGCCCGGCGGCACTGCATCTGGAGAGTGTGTGGATGGCTGTCAGTGCCACATCCAGAAACTGCGTCCTGGGCCCAGCTACTCCCAGCCCTGggccgccccagcctcccatcaGCCCCTCCCAGGTACCTATGGTACCTACAGCTCCTCCGTATACTAGACTCCcaaccaccaccactcccagcctcaccTGTGAGGCTCAGACTTGGCAACATTCTCTGCAGCTGAAGGGATGCCATAGGCAAAGGAGGGAAGAGATaggagagaagggaggacagGTTATTCCACTGAGCTGGGGAAATAACACATGAGAACCACGAGGCTACTCCCCAAGCCTCAGCTTAGCCCAGGCAAGACcctgcctgcggtcccagctcaGCCATCCCAGAGAGGTCAGAAAAGCcctgtgcctcactttcctcagtTGCCTTCTGCAGGGAGTCAGACCTACCAAGCCCAAACTGCTTCTCGGGTCACACACTCAGAGTAACGACAACGTCCTGGGGAGGAGCAGGTAGGAACTGTGCTCCTATCGTTCACAATCCCAggagaagaaacaaagagaagaccCACTGAGAGGACCATGGGCCTCCAGGGGAGCCAGGCTGTGGAAACCTAAGGCCACTGGGACAGCAGAGAGCCCGCCCAGGGCCCCAtctgcctccctgcccctcttacttcttcctcttcctcctcctcctcttctcctggaATAGAGTAATCCTCAGAGGGCTGGGACTCTGCACAGTGGGGAGAGAAAAGGACAGTAAAGGAGTCAACATCAGAGGAGGAGCCAGATCCCCCGAGAGGCTGCCTGTAGCTCCTGTGTGGCTTCTGCCCTCCCCAGAGCTGCCCCAACCCAGGGCGAGGGGGAGGGCACAGCCACCAGGATGGGGAAAGACCTCCCCAACTCCATGGGCCATGAGACCTAGGCTGGAGCCAGAAGCCAGAACAAGGGCAGTGGTAAGGAAGAAGAACCAAGGTCCCTGACTGCACGCCAAGCCATCCTGATCCACCAGTGACCCATCCCAGCCACTCCTGAAAGCCCTGGGTGTCATGACCTAGTGGAAGCCGTGGCAGCATGTCCTGGACCACTGCACGCTAGAGGGGCCCTGGGCCTGCCCACACTCGACAGCTCATGGCTGGGGGCCGAGTCATTgcacagcctcccaggtggctcaCACAGAGCTAGGCCTGATACCTGTAGGAGCGGGGCCATTGGAGCAGACCTCGTAGATCTTGTAGGGCTGAGGTGGCATGTCCCGGGGCCCGTCATAGATGAGGCGGAAGTCTCGGCTCTTGTTAAGGGCGCAGCGCAGGTTGGCCTTCCACTTGGCTGGATCGGCTTCATCCACCCCTTCAGtgtatttccctgtctccttgGCCCAGGCCTGGGGCAGGAAGAGACAGCTGACCACAGAGAATCTTGTCTCCACCATAGCCCCTGTCTGCTTCCCATTCCATAGGAGACCCCACTGTGTGGGGAGACCTTCGGCCACAGGCTGAGCCTCACTGAGCTCAGACCTGGTTTGCAGCATGCGGATCTGCCACAGTCCTGTCCCAGCCCTCAGGCTGCCAGCAAACTCCATGAAATCTAGGGGCTGTGTGATGTAGCCACAGTCCCTGCTTCTGGAAAGGTGAACCGATGTGATCTTGTGATCTCTAAGGACAGCATGGGGGATAAGAGTGAGCACCCTGGAGCCAGGCTGGGTCCGAATCTGGAATGTGCCCCCTGCCAGCTGTGTGCCAGGCCATGTCACTGCCTCCCTTTCTCTTGATCTCACAGTGGCCACCTCATGGAGTAGCAGTGAAGACTCAAGGGGTtgatgttggctgggcacagtggctcacacctgtaatcccaacattttgggaggctgaggagggaggatcgcttgagcccaggagttggagaccagcctaggcaacatagcaagactcttgtctctacaaaaaatacaaattagctgggcatagtgatgggtgcctgtggtcccagctactcaggaggctgaggtgggagggttgcttgagctggagagatggaggctgcagtgagccgtgattatgtgct from Callithrix jacchus isolate 240 chromosome 11, calJac240_pri, whole genome shotgun sequence includes the following:
- the IRF5 gene encoding interferon regulatory factor 5 isoform X1; translated protein: MNQSIPGAPTPPRRVRLKPWLVAQVNSCQYPGLQWVNGEKKFFYIPWRHATRHGPSQDGDNTIFKAWAKETGKYTEGVDEADPAKWKANLRCALNKSRDFRLIYDGPRDMPPQPYKIYEVCSNGPAPTESQPSEDYSIPGEEEEEEEEELQRMLPSLSLTDAVPPGPAMPPYSLPKENVKWPPTLQLPTLQPPVVLGPPAPDPSPLAPPLSNPAGFRELLPEVLEPGPLDASLPPADEQLLPDLLISPHMLPLTDLEIKFQYRGRPPRALTISNPHGCRLFYSQLEATQEQVELFGPISLEQVRFPSPEDIPSDKQRFYTNQLLDVLDRGLILQLQGQDLYAIRLCQCKVFWSGPCASADDSCPNPIQREVKTKLFSLEHFLNELILFQKGQTNTPPPFEIFFCFGEEWPDRKPREKKLITVQVVPVAARMLLEMFSGELSWSADSIRLQISNPDLKDRMVEQFKELHHIWQSQQRLQPVAQAPPGAGLGAGQGPWTMHPAGMQ
- the IRF5 gene encoding interferon regulatory factor 5 isoform X2; the protein is MNQSIPGAPTPPRRVRLKPWLVAQVNSCQYPGLQWVNGEKKFFYIPWRHATRHGPSQDGDNTIFKAWAKETGKYTEGVDEADPAKWKANLRCALNKSRDFRLIYDGPRDMPPQPYKIYEVCSNGPAPTESQPSEDYSIPGEEEEEEEEELQRMLPSLSLTVTDLEIKFQYRGRPPRALTISNPHGCRLFYSQLEATQEQVELFGPISLEQVRFPSPEDIPSDKQRFYTNQLLDVLDRGLILQLQGQDLYAIRLCQCKVFWSGPCASADDSCPNPIQREVKTKLFSLEHFLNELILFQKGQTNTPPPFEIFFCFGEEWPDRKPREKKLITVQVVPVAARMLLEMFSGELSWSADSIRLQISNPDLKDRMVEQFKELHHIWQSQQRLQPVAQAPPGAGLGAGQGPWTMHPAGMQ